Proteins from a single region of Butyrivibrio fibrisolvens:
- the metG gene encoding methionine--tRNA ligase: MQNKGKYYLTTAIAYTSGKPHIGNTYEAILADAIVRYKRADGYDVHFQTGSDEHGQKIESRAIEAGCDSPKEFVDQVSGVIKDIWNKVGTSYDRFIRTTDDDHVKQVQKIFKKFYDQGDIYKGSYKGKYCTECEAFYTDSQLNEGKCPVCGGDVHDSEEEAYFFKMSNYTQRLIDYINEHPEFIQPESRKNEMMNNFLLPGVQDLCVSRTSFKWGIPVDFDDKHVVYVWLDALANYITGIGYDCDGNSTEEFKKYWPADLHLIGKDILRFHTIYWPIFLMALDLPLPKQIFGHPWLLQGGEKMSKSKGNVIYADDLVDLFGVDAVRYFVLHEMPFDNDGTITWELMVERFNSDLANTLGNLVSRTIAMSNKYFDGVVEDKGVTEPVDDDLKSVVTGTYKVVEEKMDELRVADSLTEIFNLFKRCNKYIDETEPWVLAKDDSKKDRLATVLYNLTESIMIGVSLLAPFMPETAEQTAKNFNDQLRGFETLSTFGTYPNGNKVSAEPVMLFARKDLESVLKQTAEITEKQKAEFFESQETAAANLDKAGRSQDADKIRENLKKLRGGDAGSSDEEAIDIEPKAEIAYDDFAAMQFQVGEVIKCEAVPKSKKLLCSQVKVGSRTLQIVSGIHKYYEPEDMVGKKVMVLVNLKPAKLAGVTSEGMLLCAEDADGNLSLMVPEKKMPSGAEIC; this comes from the coding sequence ATGCAAAACAAAGGCAAATATTATCTTACTACGGCTATTGCCTATACTTCAGGTAAGCCTCATATAGGTAACACCTACGAAGCAATCCTTGCAGATGCTATCGTTCGTTATAAGAGAGCTGACGGCTATGATGTTCACTTCCAGACAGGTTCTGACGAGCACGGTCAGAAGATTGAGTCCAGAGCTATTGAAGCAGGCTGCGACAGCCCTAAGGAATTCGTAGATCAGGTTTCAGGCGTTATCAAGGATATCTGGAACAAGGTTGGAACATCTTATGACAGATTCATCCGTACAACAGATGATGATCACGTTAAACAGGTTCAGAAGATCTTCAAGAAATTCTATGATCAGGGCGACATCTACAAGGGCTCATATAAGGGCAAATACTGTACAGAGTGTGAGGCATTCTATACAGATTCCCAGCTCAACGAAGGCAAGTGCCCTGTATGCGGCGGCGATGTACACGATTCAGAAGAGGAAGCTTACTTCTTCAAGATGAGCAACTACACTCAGAGACTTATCGATTACATCAACGAGCATCCTGAGTTTATTCAGCCTGAGTCCCGTAAGAACGAGATGATGAACAATTTCCTCCTTCCAGGTGTTCAGGATCTTTGCGTATCCAGAACAAGCTTTAAGTGGGGAATTCCTGTAGATTTTGATGACAAGCACGTTGTATACGTATGGCTTGATGCTCTTGCAAACTATATAACAGGTATTGGCTATGACTGCGATGGCAACAGTACAGAAGAATTCAAGAAGTACTGGCCTGCAGATCTTCACCTTATAGGAAAAGACATTTTAAGATTCCATACAATTTACTGGCCAATCTTCCTTATGGCTCTTGATCTTCCGCTTCCAAAGCAGATCTTCGGTCACCCGTGGCTCCTTCAGGGCGGTGAAAAGATGTCCAAGTCCAAAGGAAACGTTATCTATGCTGATGATCTTGTAGATCTTTTTGGTGTTGATGCAGTACGCTATTTTGTTCTTCATGAGATGCCTTTCGATAACGACGGAACTATCACATGGGAACTTATGGTAGAGCGTTTCAACTCTGACCTTGCTAATACACTTGGTAACCTTGTAAGCCGTACTATTGCAATGAGCAATAAGTATTTTGACGGAGTAGTTGAAGATAAGGGTGTAACTGAGCCTGTAGATGACGATCTTAAGAGCGTTGTAACAGGAACATATAAAGTTGTAGAAGAGAAGATGGATGAGCTTAGAGTTGCAGATTCTCTTACAGAGATATTCAACCTCTTCAAGAGATGCAACAAGTACATCGACGAGACAGAGCCGTGGGTACTTGCAAAGGACGATTCCAAGAAGGACCGTCTTGCTACAGTTCTCTATAACCTTACAGAATCAATCATGATCGGTGTATCACTTCTTGCTCCGTTCATGCCTGAAACAGCTGAGCAGACAGCTAAGAATTTCAACGATCAGCTCAGAGGATTTGAAACACTTTCAACATTTGGAACATATCCAAACGGCAACAAGGTATCAGCTGAGCCTGTGATGCTTTTTGCAAGAAAAGATCTTGAGTCAGTTCTTAAGCAGACAGCAGAAATTACAGAGAAGCAGAAGGCTGAGTTCTTTGAAAGCCAGGAAACAGCAGCAGCTAACCTTGATAAAGCAGGAAGATCTCAGGATGCTGACAAGATCCGCGAAAACCTTAAGAAGCTTCGCGGCGGTGATGCAGGATCTTCTGACGAAGAAGCTATCGATATCGAGCCTAAGGCTGAGATCGCATATGACGATTTTGCAGCTATGCAGTTCCAGGTTGGTGAAGTTATTAAGTGTGAAGCAGTACCGAAGTCCAAGAAGCTTCTTTGCTCACAGGTTAAGGTTGGATCAAGAACACTTCAGATCGTATCAGGAATTCATAAGTACTATGAACCTGAAGATATGGTCGGTAAGAAGGTTATGGTCCTTGTAAACCTTAAGCCTGCTAAGCTTGCAGGAGTTACTTCAGAGGGTATGCTTCTTTGTGCAGAAGATGCAGATGGCAATCTTTCACTCATGGTTCCTGAAAAGAAGATGCCTTCAGGCGCTGAGATCTGCTAA
- a CDS encoding alpha/beta hydrolase has translation MGNTLKKESMFFQSADGTDKIHASIWTPEGEPRAILQIVHGMQEYIDRYEEFAQFFAQRGFVVCGEDHLGHGESVSEGGMYGYFCKQDPQKVLPEDSHQLTLMMKEKYKGLKYVILGHSFGSFITREYLARFGKDVDVAILSGTANQPASVAKGGLFVARCQKLFLGDKHVAKMLNDISFKSYLSKIENPKTPSDWLSYNEENVAAYCKNPWCTFTFTINGFETMAKLLLLIGDKKRMQMIPHDLPILLAAGKEDPVGNYGEGVEQLYNIYKNDIGLNVSLKLYDHMRHEMHNEPERQKVYNDYLAFIDQNI, from the coding sequence ATGGGAAATACATTAAAAAAAGAAAGTATGTTCTTTCAGTCAGCTGATGGTACTGATAAGATCCATGCAAGTATATGGACACCTGAAGGAGAGCCTCGTGCTATCCTTCAGATAGTTCATGGCATGCAGGAATATATTGACAGGTACGAAGAATTCGCCCAGTTTTTTGCACAGCGTGGTTTTGTCGTGTGCGGTGAAGATCACTTAGGACACGGCGAAAGCGTTTCAGAAGGCGGAATGTATGGGTACTTTTGTAAGCAGGATCCTCAGAAGGTGCTTCCTGAGGATTCACATCAGCTTACTCTTATGATGAAAGAGAAATATAAAGGCCTTAAGTATGTGATCCTTGGTCACAGCTTTGGCTCTTTTATCACAAGAGAATACCTTGCAAGATTTGGAAAAGACGTTGATGTGGCGATCCTTTCAGGAACAGCCAATCAGCCTGCGAGCGTTGCAAAGGGCGGCCTTTTTGTAGCAAGATGCCAGAAACTATTCCTTGGCGATAAGCATGTTGCAAAAATGCTGAATGATATCTCTTTTAAATCCTATCTCTCAAAGATAGAAAATCCAAAGACTCCTTCAGACTGGCTTTCCTATAACGAAGAGAATGTTGCAGCTTATTGCAAAAATCCATGGTGTACGTTTACTTTTACCATTAATGGATTCGAGACCATGGCAAAACTTCTTTTGCTTATAGGTGATAAGAAGAGGATGCAGATGATTCCTCATGATCTGCCCATCCTTCTTGCAGCAGGAAAAGAAGATCCTGTAGGAAACTACGGCGAAGGCGTTGAGCAGCTTTATAATATTTACAAAAATGATATAGGCCTGAATGTTTCTTTGAAGCTCTACGATCATATGCGTCACGAGATGCACAATGAGCCAGAAAGACAAAAGGTCTACAATGATTATCTTGCATTTATTGACCAAAACATTTGA
- a CDS encoding GNAT family N-acetyltransferase, which yields MELTIRKGYASDWDDAMELAWRTFEMFNAADYSSEGEENFRKFLFGPELYQQYAIGNYELITAFDQSSMVGMLLLRENRHISLLFVDGDLHGKGIGHKLIECASKYVRKKGRRFKMSVNASRFAVPFYKHEGFKEAKIEQFEDGIRYLPMELKL from the coding sequence ATGGAGCTAACTATCAGAAAGGGATATGCCAGTGACTGGGACGATGCTATGGAGCTGGCATGGAGGACGTTTGAAATGTTTAATGCTGCTGATTACAGCAGTGAGGGAGAGGAGAACTTCAGAAAATTTCTCTTTGGACCTGAACTGTATCAGCAATATGCCATCGGAAACTATGAGCTTATAACCGCATTTGATCAAAGCTCAATGGTTGGGATGCTCCTTTTGCGCGAAAACAGGCATATTTCTCTTCTTTTCGTTGATGGTGATCTCCATGGTAAAGGGATAGGGCACAAGCTTATCGAATGCGCTTCCAAGTATGTGAGGAAAAAAGGAAGACGTTTTAAGATGAGTGTTAACGCATCGCGCTTTGCAGTGCCTTTTTATAAACACGAGGGATTTAAAGAAGCCAAGATCGAGCAGTTCGAAGACGGCATCAGGTATCTCCCTATGGAACTAAAGTTGTGA